In Microbacterium laevaniformans, a single window of DNA contains:
- a CDS encoding ABC transporter ATP-binding protein, with amino-acid sequence MRDVSLRIDPGERVLLLGASGAGKSTLLQGLAGVLGGDEEGESAGALLIDGAPAAAARGRAGLVLQDPDAQVILARVGDDVAFGCENLGVPREEIWPRVHAALDAVRLDVGIDRPTHALSGGQKQRLALAGALAMRPGLLLLDEPTANLDPVGVADVRDAVGRVLDATGATLVVVEHRVDVWLPLVDRVIVLGADGLLADGPPQSVLGARGAELADAGVWVPGIPPAVPPPPAAGAGEGLLRARELAVARVRGVPVATGIDLEVRAGEVLAITGPNGAGKSTLGLTLAGLLHPASGELSASAPLAAGASSAPIAWRSRELLTRIGTVFQDPEHQLLARSVRGELEVGPRALGMDETACAARVDELLERLRLSALAAANPYTLSGGEKRRLTVAAVLATAPRVLVLDEPTFGQDARTWAELVALLARLRDDGSAIVAITHDEAVVDALHARRFALGAQAAA; translated from the coding sequence GTGCGCGACGTCTCGTTGCGCATCGACCCGGGTGAGCGCGTGCTCCTGCTCGGCGCTTCCGGCGCGGGCAAGTCGACCCTGCTCCAGGGACTTGCCGGGGTGCTGGGCGGCGACGAAGAAGGAGAGTCGGCGGGGGCGCTGCTGATCGACGGGGCACCGGCCGCGGCGGCGCGCGGACGGGCGGGCCTCGTGCTGCAGGACCCGGACGCGCAGGTGATTCTGGCGCGGGTGGGCGACGACGTCGCCTTCGGATGCGAGAACCTGGGCGTGCCGCGCGAAGAGATCTGGCCGCGGGTGCACGCCGCACTGGATGCCGTGCGGCTGGACGTCGGCATCGACCGGCCCACGCACGCGCTGTCGGGCGGGCAGAAGCAGCGGCTCGCCCTCGCCGGCGCGCTCGCCATGCGCCCGGGGCTGCTGCTGCTGGATGAGCCGACCGCCAACCTCGACCCGGTGGGCGTCGCCGACGTCCGCGACGCCGTCGGACGCGTCCTCGACGCCACGGGGGCGACCCTCGTGGTCGTGGAGCATCGCGTCGATGTCTGGCTGCCCCTCGTGGACCGTGTGATCGTGCTCGGGGCTGACGGCCTTCTCGCCGATGGCCCCCCGCAGAGCGTGCTCGGCGCGCGGGGTGCGGAACTCGCCGATGCGGGCGTCTGGGTTCCCGGCATCCCTCCGGCCGTTCCTCCCCCGCCCGCTGCCGGCGCGGGGGAGGGGCTGCTGCGCGCGCGGGAGCTGGCCGTCGCGCGGGTGCGCGGCGTGCCGGTCGCGACCGGCATCGATCTCGAAGTCCGCGCGGGTGAGGTGCTCGCGATCACGGGACCCAACGGCGCCGGCAAGTCGACGCTCGGGCTCACCCTCGCGGGACTGCTGCACCCGGCATCCGGCGAGCTGTCGGCCTCCGCACCGCTCGCCGCCGGGGCCTCGTCGGCGCCGATCGCGTGGCGCTCACGTGAGCTTCTCACCCGCATCGGCACCGTCTTCCAGGACCCGGAGCATCAGCTGCTCGCCCGATCGGTGCGCGGCGAGCTCGAGGTCGGGCCGCGCGCGCTCGGGATGGACGAGACCGCCTGCGCCGCCCGCGTCGACGAGCTCCTGGAACGCTTGCGGCTGAGCGCGCTCGCCGCCGCCAACCCGTACACGCTGTCGGGAGGGGAGAAACGCCGACTCACCGTCGCCGCCGTCCTCGCCACCGCCCCCCGTGTGCTCGTGCTGGACGAGCCGACCTTCGGTCAGGACGCGCGCACGTGGGCGGAGCTGGTCGCGCTGCTCGCCCGCCTGCGCGACGACGGATCGGCGATCGTGGCGATCACCCACGACGAGGCCGTCGTCGACGCGCTCCACGCCCGGCGCTTCGCCCTGGGTGCGCAGGCGGCGGCATGA
- a CDS encoding ABC transporter permease, translating to MSLVNASRSELTKQFTTAMWWVLAVVLLAYVGVTAGGLSAVFGAVASGTLPGGTTSGARVSPASLPPLIYSLATSVGYVFPLLIGTLLVTNEFRHKTLTPTFLATPRRGIALVGKLAAAVVMGVLYAAVALVAAVGIGAAALAAFGVDTRLGETDTWAMIGRIVASFVLWTLIGVGVGTLVRNQVAAVVGVLAFTQFVEPIARTVATLVDGVSGVTAYLPGAASDALVGTSIYATMGAGGAVPLAWWGGGMVLLGYAVVSVGLGYLTSWRRDVA from the coding sequence ATGAGCCTCGTCAACGCGTCCCGGTCGGAACTCACGAAGCAGTTCACCACGGCGATGTGGTGGGTTCTCGCCGTCGTGCTGCTCGCCTATGTCGGCGTGACCGCCGGCGGCCTGTCCGCCGTGTTCGGCGCGGTCGCAAGCGGCACGCTGCCCGGCGGCACGACGAGCGGTGCCCGGGTGTCGCCGGCGAGCCTTCCTCCGCTCATCTACAGCCTCGCCACCTCCGTCGGCTACGTCTTCCCCCTGCTCATCGGCACCCTCCTGGTGACCAACGAGTTCCGGCACAAGACGCTGACGCCGACGTTCCTGGCCACGCCGCGACGCGGGATCGCCCTCGTCGGCAAGCTGGCCGCCGCAGTCGTCATGGGCGTGCTGTACGCCGCCGTCGCGCTCGTCGCGGCGGTCGGGATCGGAGCGGCGGCGCTCGCGGCGTTCGGCGTCGACACGCGGCTGGGCGAGACCGACACCTGGGCGATGATCGGGCGCATCGTGGCGAGTTTCGTTCTGTGGACGCTGATCGGCGTCGGCGTGGGCACCCTCGTGCGCAATCAAGTCGCCGCCGTCGTCGGCGTGCTGGCGTTCACGCAGTTCGTCGAGCCCATCGCGCGCACCGTGGCGACGCTGGTCGACGGCGTGTCGGGGGTGACCGCCTACCTGCCGGGCGCGGCCTCGGACGCCCTGGTCGGCACCAGCATCTACGCGACGATGGGCGCCGGCGGGGCTGTCCCTCTCGCGTGGTGGGGCGGAGGCATGGTCCTGCTCGGCTATGCCGTGGTGTCCGTCGGCCTCGGGTATCTGACGAGCTGGCGGCGCGACGTCGCCTGA
- a CDS encoding ATP-binding cassette domain-containing protein, producing the protein MPEGHLLEFRGLTKTFGAVRAVDDFTARVEPGRVTGFLGPNGAGKTTSLRILLALVRATSGSATIGGRRYSELRHPLQTVGAALEASSFHPGRTAAGHLTVAVQAAGLPRGRVDEVLGLVGLADAAGRKVGGFSLGMRQRLSLAYTLLGDPGVLVLDEPANGLDPEGIKWLRGFLGQLASEGRTVLVSSHMLAEVQQTVSALLVISRGRLVFEGDIGDLVGADDVATVIDAPDRTALANALDAAGIAYTPLRSGFSVRGAEPAHLGAIAAAAGVALSHLQRRGPVLEEVFLELVNGTRVQAPTPAAPAAPAASAPDPLTPPLTAAAVPAAAAPEDAEPGVEDAEYIHAVEDDPSDTVAAEEGDPR; encoded by the coding sequence ATGCCCGAAGGACACCTCCTCGAGTTCCGTGGGCTCACGAAGACATTCGGTGCGGTCCGCGCCGTCGACGACTTCACCGCCCGCGTCGAGCCCGGACGGGTCACCGGCTTCCTCGGCCCCAACGGCGCGGGCAAGACCACGTCGTTGCGCATCCTGCTCGCGCTCGTGCGCGCCACCTCCGGCAGCGCCACCATCGGCGGCCGGCGGTACTCGGAGCTGCGCCATCCGCTGCAGACCGTCGGCGCCGCACTCGAGGCCTCCAGCTTCCATCCCGGGCGCACCGCCGCCGGCCACCTCACCGTCGCCGTGCAGGCCGCCGGGCTCCCGCGCGGACGAGTGGACGAGGTCCTGGGCCTCGTGGGGCTCGCCGACGCCGCCGGTCGCAAGGTGGGCGGTTTCTCGCTCGGCATGCGACAGCGCCTCAGCCTGGCCTACACGCTGCTCGGAGACCCCGGCGTGCTGGTGCTCGACGAGCCCGCGAACGGTCTGGACCCCGAGGGGATCAAGTGGCTGCGCGGCTTCCTCGGCCAGCTGGCCAGCGAGGGACGAACGGTGCTGGTGTCCTCGCACATGCTCGCCGAGGTGCAGCAGACGGTGTCGGCGCTGCTGGTCATCTCCCGCGGCCGGCTCGTGTTCGAGGGCGATATCGGCGACCTGGTCGGCGCGGACGACGTGGCGACGGTCATCGATGCCCCCGACCGCACGGCGCTGGCGAATGCTCTGGATGCCGCGGGCATCGCGTACACGCCCCTGCGCTCGGGCTTCTCCGTGCGCGGCGCCGAGCCGGCCCATCTCGGTGCCATCGCTGCGGCGGCCGGAGTCGCCCTGTCGCACCTGCAGCGGCGCGGCCCGGTGCTGGAGGAGGTGTTCCTCGAATTGGTGAACGGCACGCGGGTGCAGGCGCCGACGCCGGCGGCTCCAGCGGCTCCGGCGGCATCGGCTCCGGACCCGCTCACGCCGCCGCTCACGGCCGCTGCCGTTCCGGCCGCGGCCGCACCGGAGGACGCAGAGCCGGGCGTCGAGGACGCCGAGTACATCCACGCGGTCGAGGACGACCCCAGCGACACGGTCGCCGCCGAGGAAGGAGACCCGCGATGA
- a CDS encoding SLC13 family permease, producing MALVAVGVALALWATGVLTLPEAFAGFGDPTVLFIASLFVVSEALDATGVTAWLAFAATAGSLLTLTGTPVNIVVSEAAVAAGGREFGFFEFALAGIPLVVCTVVIVALGGGRLLPSRSADRLSDLAPDPREHAQTLRDSYDVDLDTARLFSVREGVAEVLVAPRSRLIGRTVSVGMTTRDENLVILAVRRGDDDGPNASRGTGVAGALVLQAGDAVLVQGPWAALTRYAQSPDVIAVTPPQTLQRAVPWGRGAKRAIGILAVMVVLLATGLVPAPVAGLLAAGALVLTGVLTVPQTYRSISWTTVILIAGMIPLSSAFVSTGAADVFAAAVLRVIGSGSPQVALLVLCLLTMVLGQFISNVATVLVVIPIAVAISQTLGVSVQPFMMALTVAGAAAFLTPVATPVNLMVMQPGGYRFGDYGKLGLPLMVVYLAVAVLYVPLIWPF from the coding sequence TTGGCGCTCGTCGCCGTAGGTGTCGCGCTCGCGCTCTGGGCCACCGGGGTGCTCACCCTCCCGGAGGCGTTCGCGGGCTTCGGCGACCCCACGGTGCTGTTCATCGCGTCGCTGTTCGTCGTGAGCGAGGCGCTGGATGCGACGGGTGTCACGGCCTGGCTCGCATTCGCCGCCACTGCGGGCTCGCTGCTCACCCTCACCGGCACGCCCGTGAACATCGTCGTCAGCGAGGCTGCGGTCGCCGCCGGAGGCCGGGAGTTCGGCTTCTTCGAGTTCGCGCTCGCCGGCATCCCTCTCGTGGTGTGCACCGTCGTCATCGTCGCGCTCGGCGGAGGACGGCTGCTGCCGTCTCGTTCCGCCGACCGTCTGAGCGATCTCGCCCCCGATCCGCGTGAGCACGCCCAGACCCTCCGCGACAGCTACGACGTCGACCTCGACACCGCGCGCCTGTTCAGCGTGCGGGAGGGTGTCGCCGAGGTGCTCGTCGCGCCGCGCTCGCGGCTCATCGGCCGCACCGTGTCGGTGGGAATGACGACACGCGACGAGAACCTGGTGATCCTGGCGGTGCGCCGCGGAGACGACGACGGACCGAACGCGTCGCGGGGGACCGGCGTCGCCGGCGCTCTCGTGCTGCAGGCGGGCGACGCGGTGCTCGTCCAGGGACCGTGGGCGGCACTGACGCGCTACGCGCAGTCGCCGGACGTCATCGCGGTCACGCCGCCGCAGACGCTGCAGCGCGCGGTGCCCTGGGGGCGCGGGGCCAAGCGCGCGATCGGCATCCTCGCGGTCATGGTCGTGCTCCTGGCGACCGGTCTGGTCCCGGCCCCGGTGGCGGGACTGCTGGCCGCCGGCGCTCTCGTGCTCACCGGTGTGCTGACCGTCCCGCAGACCTATCGGTCCATCTCGTGGACGACGGTCATCCTCATCGCCGGCATGATCCCCCTGTCCTCCGCCTTCGTGTCCACGGGCGCCGCCGACGTCTTCGCCGCCGCCGTGCTGCGCGTCATCGGTTCCGGCTCACCGCAGGTGGCGCTGCTCGTGCTGTGCCTGCTGACCATGGTGCTCGGACAGTTCATCTCGAACGTCGCCACGGTCCTGGTGGTGATCCCGATCGCCGTCGCGATCTCGCAGACGCTCGGCGTCAGCGTGCAGCCGTTCATGATGGCGCTGACGGTCGCCGGTGCGGCGGCCTTCCTCACCCCCGTCGCGACGCCCGTCAATCTCATGGTGATGCAGCCCGGCGGCTATCGGTTCGGCGACTACGGCAAGCTGGGGCTGCCCCTGATGGTCGTGTATCTCGCCGTCGCCGTGCTCTACGTCCCGCTGATCTGGCCGTTCTGA
- a CDS encoding ECF transporter S component: MHASASPSTATSSDAAASRSRIGVDRLRWRVVDIVVASVTGVASGLIFLLWNIGYLGPKSLLDPLLPGMQGLLDGPWLFAGVLGALIIRKPGAALYTETLAAVVSALVGNQWGGFLTLEAGLVQGLGAELVFLLFLYRAWKLPVAILAGAGAAIAGGINNLILWYAGADAAFTVIYMICTTLSGAVIAGALSWVLARGLAATGALDRFAVGRERRDLV, from the coding sequence ATGCACGCGTCTGCGTCCCCGTCCACCGCCACCTCGTCGGATGCCGCGGCATCCCGTTCCCGCATCGGTGTCGACCGTCTGCGCTGGAGAGTCGTCGACATCGTCGTCGCCAGCGTCACCGGCGTCGCATCGGGCCTGATCTTCCTGCTCTGGAACATCGGCTACCTCGGCCCCAAGAGCCTGCTCGACCCGCTGCTGCCCGGCATGCAGGGCCTGCTGGACGGTCCGTGGTTGTTCGCCGGCGTGCTCGGAGCGCTCATCATCCGCAAGCCCGGAGCGGCGCTGTACACCGAGACGCTCGCCGCCGTCGTCTCCGCCCTCGTCGGCAACCAGTGGGGCGGCTTCCTCACTCTGGAAGCCGGGCTCGTCCAGGGGCTCGGAGCCGAGCTCGTCTTCCTGCTGTTCCTCTACCGGGCGTGGAAGCTGCCGGTGGCGATCCTCGCCGGAGCCGGCGCGGCCATCGCGGGGGGCATCAACAACCTGATCCTCTGGTATGCCGGGGCCGACGCCGCGTTCACCGTGATCTACATGATCTGCACCACCCTCTCGGGCGCCGTCATCGCCGGAGCCCTGTCGTGGGTGCTCGCCCGGGGCCTTGCCGCGACCGGCGCGCTGGATCGTTTCGCCGTGGGGCGCGAACGCCGCGACCTCGTCTGA
- a CDS encoding serine hydrolase family protein codes for MTSDDAPPPSRRALRESTAPTETIVVRNRAGRRALAWVDEETVTGAVDTSAASTAAPDLLQRRPRRSPLRAGVVVPLLTAVGVCGAYAAATLLWPLWAVAPTVREITPDGPVATASAVTWPAAGAGAAGVAGIDAVAASSPAPVSMASTSKVVTVLMILDEMPLAVGQSGPEFTFTSRDRDTYWDYLSEDESALDVPVGGSLTEYQMLQGILMGSAGNYTNRLASSLWPTDEVFARAARAWLDRHGLGAITLSEPTGIDPANTAEPAALVTLAQLALAHPVVAEIARTRTVELPGAGEVTNTNDLLSDPGVVGLKTGSLAAFYNLLAAKDITVGTTTVRVYATALGQPTGEARDQETARLLTEVAAEVSTPKTMPAGTLAGVVSTAWGATANIVTDADAAVILWNGAAATATTTLDLGSARTANAPVGQVLVRGPLDAVTVGVHLTADIPDPDAWWRLTHPLQLWGLAG; via the coding sequence GTGACCTCGGACGACGCGCCCCCGCCGTCGCGCCGCGCGCTGCGGGAGAGCACCGCCCCGACCGAGACCATCGTCGTCCGCAATCGCGCGGGCCGCCGCGCGCTCGCCTGGGTCGACGAGGAGACCGTCACCGGCGCGGTGGACACGTCGGCGGCCTCCACCGCCGCGCCCGACCTGCTGCAGAGGCGTCCGCGGCGTTCGCCCTTGCGCGCCGGCGTGGTCGTGCCGCTGCTCACCGCTGTCGGGGTCTGCGGCGCCTACGCGGCTGCGACGCTCCTGTGGCCGCTGTGGGCCGTCGCGCCGACCGTGCGCGAGATCACGCCCGACGGGCCCGTCGCGACGGCGTCGGCGGTGACCTGGCCCGCCGCGGGGGCCGGTGCGGCGGGCGTGGCGGGCATCGATGCCGTCGCGGCATCCTCGCCGGCTCCCGTCTCGATGGCGAGCACCTCGAAAGTGGTCACGGTACTCATGATCCTCGACGAGATGCCGCTCGCGGTCGGGCAGAGCGGCCCGGAGTTCACCTTCACCTCACGCGACCGCGACACCTACTGGGATTACCTGTCCGAAGACGAGTCGGCCCTCGACGTCCCGGTCGGCGGTTCGCTCACCGAGTACCAGATGCTGCAGGGCATCCTCATGGGCTCGGCCGGCAACTACACGAACCGGCTCGCGAGCTCGCTCTGGCCGACCGACGAGGTCTTCGCCCGGGCCGCGCGAGCATGGCTGGACCGGCACGGCCTCGGGGCCATCACGCTGTCGGAGCCGACGGGAATCGACCCCGCCAACACCGCCGAGCCGGCCGCCCTGGTCACCCTGGCGCAGCTCGCCCTCGCCCACCCGGTGGTCGCGGAGATCGCCCGCACCCGCACGGTCGAGCTGCCCGGCGCGGGCGAGGTCACCAACACGAACGATCTGCTGAGCGATCCCGGCGTGGTGGGACTGAAGACAGGCAGCCTGGCGGCGTTCTACAACCTGCTCGCCGCGAAGGACATCACCGTCGGCACCACGACGGTGCGGGTCTACGCCACGGCGCTCGGTCAGCCCACCGGCGAGGCGCGGGACCAGGAGACGGCGCGCCTGCTGACGGAGGTCGCGGCGGAGGTCTCGACGCCCAAGACCATGCCGGCCGGCACCCTCGCCGGCGTCGTCAGCACGGCATGGGGCGCGACGGCGAACATCGTGACGGATGCCGACGCGGCCGTGATCCTCTGGAACGGTGCCGCCGCGACGGCGACGACCACCCTCGACCTCGGGAGCGCCCGAACGGCGAACGCCCCCGTCGGCCAGGTCCTCGTGCGCGGACCTCTGGATGCGGTCACCGTGGGCGTCCATCTGACCGCGGACATCCCCGACCCCGACGCGTGGTGGCGGCTCACCCATCCCCTGCAGCTGTGGGGTCTCGCCGGCTGA
- a CDS encoding acetylxylan esterase — translation MPRFDLDLPALEAFRPAVREPADFDEFWARTIAQSRAVGGEIIVEPVETVLSTIDVFDVTFPGFAGEPVKAWLHTPRRSDDAAALPTVIEFNGYGGGRGLPTERLGWASAGYTHLFMDTRGQGSTWGAPGATPDPHGTGPSTNGYMTRGIESPEDYYYRRVFTDAVRLIDAARTLPRVDAARIAVTGGSQGGGITLAAAALSEGLVAVMPDVPFLCHFERAIGMTDREPYHEVVRYLSVHRGATQRVLDTLSYFDGVNFARRLSAPALFSVGLLDPVCPPSTVFAAYNHVDRGDKQIRVYDFNEHEGGQAFQWEEQARFLAQILG, via the coding sequence ATGCCTCGATTCGATCTCGATCTCCCCGCCCTCGAAGCGTTCCGTCCCGCGGTGCGCGAGCCGGCCGACTTCGACGAGTTCTGGGCGCGGACGATCGCGCAGTCGCGCGCCGTCGGCGGCGAGATCATCGTCGAGCCGGTGGAGACCGTGCTGAGCACCATCGACGTGTTCGACGTGACGTTCCCGGGGTTCGCCGGCGAACCCGTGAAGGCGTGGCTGCACACGCCCCGACGCTCCGACGACGCCGCGGCACTGCCGACGGTCATCGAGTTCAACGGGTACGGCGGAGGTCGCGGGCTTCCGACCGAGCGGCTCGGCTGGGCCTCGGCCGGCTACACGCATCTGTTCATGGACACGCGTGGACAGGGATCCACCTGGGGCGCTCCGGGCGCGACACCGGATCCGCACGGCACGGGACCCTCGACCAACGGTTACATGACCCGCGGCATCGAATCACCCGAGGACTACTACTACCGCCGCGTGTTCACCGACGCCGTGCGCCTCATCGACGCCGCCCGCACCCTTCCCCGGGTGGATGCCGCGCGCATCGCCGTCACCGGTGGCAGCCAGGGGGGCGGCATCACGCTGGCCGCGGCCGCGCTGAGCGAGGGCCTCGTCGCGGTCATGCCCGACGTGCCGTTCCTCTGCCATTTCGAGCGCGCGATCGGGATGACAGACCGCGAGCCGTACCACGAGGTGGTGCGCTACCTGTCGGTGCACCGGGGCGCCACGCAGCGGGTGCTCGACACGCTCTCCTATTTCGACGGCGTCAACTTCGCTCGCCGCCTGAGTGCGCCCGCGCTGTTCTCCGTCGGCCTGCTCGACCCGGTGTGCCCGCCCTCGACCGTCTTCGCCGCCTACAACCACGTCGACCGCGGCGACAAGCAGATCCGCGTCTACGACTTCAACGAGCACGAAGGCGGTCAGGCCTTCCAATGGGAGGAGCAGGCGCGCTTCCTCGCGCAGATCCTCGGCTGA
- a CDS encoding LssY C-terminal domain-containing protein: MTRTRAHRRWSIGVAIDQFFFVFAGLAAIWLAYLGFTESLTVGWWGILGFLLFWLLLAYLVLPRLHRILTTIYVPDYFIGRARTSDGLLGDPVNLAFLGEGAQIERAMRASGWTKADPVTFASSRRIVTSTLRRRSYHEAPVSPLFLFGRQQDFAYQQEVDGNPAQRHHVRFWKCPDGWLLPGGRRVDWLAAGTFDTSVGLSLFTLQVTHRIDADTDVERDHIVSTLRTGEPAVRVDVIADFSTGYHARNGGGDSIRTDGDLPVVDVRAVAVAEEAGA; the protein is encoded by the coding sequence ATGACGCGCACGCGCGCGCACCGCAGGTGGTCGATCGGCGTCGCGATCGACCAGTTCTTCTTCGTCTTCGCGGGGCTGGCGGCCATCTGGCTCGCCTATCTGGGCTTCACCGAGAGCTTGACGGTCGGGTGGTGGGGCATCCTCGGCTTCCTGCTGTTCTGGTTGCTGCTGGCCTACCTCGTCCTGCCCCGACTGCATCGGATCCTCACGACGATCTACGTGCCCGACTACTTCATCGGACGTGCGCGCACGAGTGACGGCCTTCTCGGCGATCCGGTCAACCTCGCCTTTCTGGGAGAGGGCGCGCAGATCGAGCGAGCGATGCGGGCATCGGGGTGGACGAAGGCAGATCCCGTCACCTTCGCGTCGTCGAGGCGCATCGTGACCTCGACCCTGCGCCGCCGCAGCTACCACGAGGCTCCGGTGAGCCCCCTGTTCCTCTTCGGTCGCCAACAGGACTTCGCCTACCAGCAGGAGGTCGACGGCAATCCGGCTCAGCGCCACCACGTGCGCTTCTGGAAGTGCCCGGACGGCTGGCTGCTGCCCGGAGGCCGGCGCGTCGACTGGTTGGCTGCGGGCACGTTCGACACCTCGGTGGGCCTGTCGCTGTTCACCCTGCAGGTCACCCACCGCATCGACGCCGACACCGACGTCGAGCGCGATCACATCGTCTCCACTCTCCGAACCGGCGAGCCGGCCGTGCGGGTGGACGTGATCGCGGACTTCTCCACGGGCTACCACGCCCGCAACGGCGGCGGCGACAGCATCCGCACCGACGGTGACCTGCCCGTGGTCGACGTGCGTGCGGTGGCCGTCGCGGAGGAGGCGGGCGCATGA
- a CDS encoding DnaJ domain-containing protein, producing the protein MFDSPLSASAYEVLGVAPDAAEEDLRKAYRLRLRQTHPDTGGDAARFVQVQRAWELVGTADARASYDRGHGFGTDAPSYAPAGDGRGDGAGSWRPPARSADTRPRARSFGQPGGWRRERYLDLIREWAGRGTEISDPYDPALVRAAPRELKRMLADALAEEASARVIGELGMGYTVWHDVAVDPRDPSLKVDHIVLGPSGLYAVLSEDLGGPVRLRRGELIGEGVDGSPIADLVAGARVLARAARVRFSGAIVVLPDDDLVSTIEEIGRVRSLPVAVVVRSALATILRRGLSGARDIGGNELFDVRTRLQQTVRFV; encoded by the coding sequence GTGTTCGACAGTCCGCTCTCCGCGTCCGCCTACGAGGTGCTCGGCGTCGCCCCGGATGCCGCGGAGGAGGACCTCCGCAAGGCGTATCGACTGCGGCTGCGTCAGACGCATCCCGACACCGGGGGCGACGCCGCCCGCTTCGTCCAGGTCCAGCGCGCCTGGGAGCTCGTCGGCACGGCCGATGCCCGCGCGTCCTACGATCGCGGGCACGGGTTCGGCACGGACGCGCCGTCGTACGCTCCGGCGGGTGACGGTCGCGGCGACGGTGCGGGAAGCTGGCGCCCGCCGGCGCGCAGCGCCGACACGCGTCCCCGCGCGAGATCGTTCGGTCAGCCCGGCGGGTGGCGACGCGAACGCTACCTCGATCTCATCCGCGAGTGGGCGGGCCGGGGCACGGAGATCTCCGATCCGTACGATCCGGCGCTCGTGCGGGCGGCTCCGCGAGAGCTGAAGCGCATGCTGGCGGATGCCCTCGCCGAGGAGGCGAGCGCCCGCGTGATCGGCGAGCTGGGGATGGGCTACACGGTCTGGCACGATGTCGCCGTCGACCCGCGTGATCCGTCGCTCAAGGTGGACCACATCGTGCTCGGGCCGAGCGGCCTCTACGCCGTGCTCAGCGAGGATCTCGGAGGGCCGGTGCGCCTGCGGCGCGGCGAGCTCATCGGCGAGGGCGTGGACGGCTCGCCGATCGCCGACCTGGTCGCGGGCGCCCGGGTGCTGGCACGCGCCGCCCGCGTCCGCTTCAGCGGTGCGATCGTCGTGCTCCCCGACGACGACCTCGTGAGCACCATCGAGGAAATCGGCCGCGTGCGCTCTCTGCCGGTGGCGGTCGTCGTGCGCTCGGCTCTCGCGACGATCCTCCGACGGGGCCTGAGCGGCGCTCGCGACATCGGCGGCAACGAGCTGTTCGACGTGCGGACGCGCCTGCAGCAGACCGTGCGCTTCGTGTGA
- a CDS encoding enoyl-CoA hydratase/isomerase family protein: MSDAAEPTVLVRTVRGVGHLTLNRPRAINALDLGMIEIISDALDRWEHDADIEVVLLDGAGERGLCAGGDVRGLREWILAGRVEETAHFFRAEYALNLRIATYPKPVVVVADGVTMGGGIGLAGHAAVRVVTERSRLAMPETRIGFTPDVGGSWLLAHAPGRLGEYLALTGESMDAADALAAGFADALVPSERIGDLRGALADRADPATPAEIVLLFDETPGPSRLVAARSWIDDAFAADTVAEIIARLRERPEPDAVATAETLAALAPTALTVTLAAVRTARRLPDLRAALAQEYGLVLWFAQTQPDLPEGIRAQLVDKDRDPHWHPAAFDDLEDGLAERALAFEPPLALWAPR, from the coding sequence GTGAGCGATGCCGCCGAACCCACCGTGCTGGTCCGCACCGTCCGGGGAGTGGGTCACCTGACCCTCAACCGTCCACGGGCCATCAACGCACTCGACCTGGGCATGATCGAGATCATCTCCGATGCCCTGGATCGCTGGGAGCACGACGCCGACATCGAGGTGGTGCTGCTGGACGGTGCGGGCGAGCGGGGCCTGTGCGCCGGAGGAGACGTGCGGGGCCTTCGAGAGTGGATCCTCGCGGGACGCGTCGAGGAGACGGCGCACTTCTTCCGCGCCGAGTACGCCCTGAATCTGCGTATCGCCACGTATCCGAAGCCGGTCGTCGTCGTCGCCGACGGCGTGACGATGGGCGGCGGCATCGGACTGGCAGGCCATGCGGCGGTCCGCGTCGTCACCGAGCGCTCGCGGCTGGCCATGCCCGAGACACGGATCGGTTTCACGCCGGATGTGGGTGGCTCGTGGCTGCTGGCGCACGCGCCAGGGCGGCTCGGCGAGTATCTCGCGCTCACCGGTGAGTCGATGGATGCCGCGGACGCCCTCGCCGCCGGCTTCGCCGATGCGCTGGTGCCGAGCGAGCGGATCGGAGACCTCCGCGGCGCGCTCGCCGATCGTGCCGATCCGGCGACCCCGGCCGAGATCGTGCTGCTGTTCGACGAGACGCCGGGGCCGTCGCGGCTCGTCGCGGCCCGTTCGTGGATCGACGATGCCTTCGCCGCCGACACCGTCGCCGAGATCATCGCGCGGCTGCGTGAGCGGCCCGAGCCGGATGCCGTCGCCACCGCCGAGACGCTCGCGGCGCTCGCGCCGACCGCGCTGACCGTGACGCTGGCCGCCGTGCGCACTGCCCGGCGGTTGCCGGATCTCCGCGCCGCGCTCGCGCAGGAGTACGGGCTCGTGCTGTGGTTCGCCCAGACCCAGCCCGACCTGCCCGAGGGCATTCGCGCGCAGCTGGTCGACAAGGACCGCGACCCGCACTGGCATCCGGCCGCGTTCGACGACCTCGAGGACGGGCTGGCAGAGCGGGCGCTGGCGTTCGAGCCGCCATTGGCGCTGTGGGCGCCGCGATGA